ccttagagcgagacggacggagtttggcgtttcgaaccccagacctggcttgatgatgaagaaggtgttgcagcaggaggaagatgttgatcgatgaaggccaggatctccgcaggtctgatgagcttcttctccgcatggatggtgaggtcacacaggacttggtgctggcaggaaaaaaggcactagttcttcttccttgtctttgtcttcatctttgtctttggggtcagaacccagccgatgagagaagtgcgattcgaagccacagattgtgggccagacgggttggtctccatgtgcaggacagtctccggctctgtggccccagctcttcttcagctgcagagttctttgtccatctcgatcttggctcgaagctgcccggaggatccaacaaaaggttcctcttttgcacccaccttatatagggtttatctgtctgcttagacagatgatctcatatccgtcactgtcttaagagacatcatgtcatgatgtctgtgccaatgtctcagggttgctcaacctcctgtttccatataaggtgctgatcatctctgctctcctgttagttcccctttttcccttcctgtcacctttcacctaccatctacctccaacatatcagtgatgtttaattgcagttttataaccttttacaccatttcaagttcaatgtcaaaatcacatttatatcacatttattttcttcagcttctctgatctatcattcatttatgatcttaatgtgagttattacagatgtttttctgaaaagaaaccaagaataatccatgattctaattatttactactaaagttacagttacttgtttctcttgtaagtgttcccacaaatataagtgtaagtattattacaagtaaatcaatattaatataagtattttactttgaatcttatcaaattactcaaaatgtttagatttaattttttaaaactttcatgctttaaaatagtctcagctatttttataaatctgcaggctggaaacttcctctttttccaggaaacctgcttttcttgtttaatgaatctctctgactgactatgattttttatgattagatagaaaaaagtagaattaaagcaaagtttgcatgagacaaaaacaacacacacaactagatttattttattgacacttaagtctactgttgggccttgatatcacttgagtgattcattttaaagataactttatttattattactgttaaactaaaatctccagcatggggaagtgggatgagctcggattttcttgacaatctCTAACGTGTTTTCTGCAGACGTGTACGTCGGCGTTCGCCACGCGGGACCGCCTCCGTGCCCACCTGATCCGCCATGAGGAGAAGGTGCCGTGCCACATCTGCGGGAAGCTGCTGTCGGCGGCGTACATCACTGACCACATGAGGGTCCACAACCAGTCACAGCACCACTCCTGCCACCTCTGCAACCGCAGTAAGATGCAGCTACACGTGCGCGCTCATGCTTGCATCCCTCGGTAACCAGGCGTGTATCAGTCCGCTGCAGAAAGTAGACCCACCTTGACCTTTTCTGCCTGGTTCTGGCTTCGGGACAGCTCCAGATCCTCGTCTTTTCTGGATTTGTTGAAAGTTGTGCAGAGTTCTGAAGGTCCGGTGTTGTTGCAGGTTTCACCACCCTCACCTACCTGCGGGTTCACGCTCAGAAGCACCACGGCCAGGAGTGGAAGGAGAGCGGTGGGGCGCGGGGGGCCTTCGGCGGGGCCGGCGCCGGCGGCATGCTCCTCTGCCAGCTCTGCGGGGTCCAGTGTAAGACGGCCACGCAGCTCCAGGGTCACATGGGCACCCACGCCCAGCAGGGCGACCCGGCCCCCGACCAGACCAGCGCCGAGCCCGTCGCCACCACTGGCGCCGCCGTCACCGTGGCCGGCCCGCTGCCGGTGGGGCTGCTGGTCACCGACTGCTCTGGCATCGGCCCCCAGCCCCACAGTTAGCACGGCGGGGGCCGGGGCCAGCAGTGCTGCCAGGTGAGGTCAGGGGAGGTCGTGAAGGGGTCATGGGGTTTTGGGGGTCAGGTCAACCTTCTGGTTCTCTTGTGTTGGTTTCAGAGACAATGATTCCAGGTGAGTTGCACACGCTCAGTCCAACTATGCAGGACAAACTATTCACATCCTGGACCTCCACCGTTTGGTTCCGGTTCCGCCGCGGAGGAACCGTTTGGGTTCTGGTTCTCCAACCTaacattcatcagcaaagttactGTAAAAGTTGTTTAAACAGTTAAACAGCTTCCTAACTGAAGGAGTCAAACCAGCCGCTTTGACTCCTTCCggtctggtttccatggttaccacagCACGGaaactggcctagtcaaagtgttcaatgacgtccatataaatacggactgtgggagaaccacagagctggttctggttctggttctgtttgacCTCAGTGTCGATTATTTTACTGAACCGACTGGAGAGtcgggtcggactctccggtccagaactcaactggtttgaatcttacataaagaactGGGATTTCTCTGTTTCAACTGGAAACTTCTcaccagaggtcaaaggtcacatgtgagGTTCCCCAAGGTTCAACCCTAGGATCCTGATTCAATATCGATAAGCTCCCACGGgttcaggttataacaggaaataataccAGTTACCATAACTACACTGATGACACAGCTCTAcgttatgatgtcaccaggtgacctttgaccccatccagtCACTGAATAAAGCTGAGAACAGATCAATGTGTGGATGAgacaaaactttctccagctgaacagaaacaaattgaagttattattattggacctaaagaggaacatcTATAGTTACAGATCTATAGTtacagatctagagttatagatctagagtcaatgcacagctgcAGTTATTACAACTCAAACCAGCGATCATcctgaaacctgggagtagtgatgacctctgacctctgacctgaccctccagagccacataacgACGGTCACAAAGTCGCCTTCTATCAGCTGAACAACATCTAGATGACTAATGTCTCAgtgagatctagagaaactcatccagtcGCTTTGaatctgtccaacaaatcaatccagaacgctgctgctggagttctgaccagaaccagaaccaggaggatagagacatAAAcccagttctccagaacctccactggctccctggagctcagagaataaactttaaatcctgttagtttataaatcactgaacggatcagaaccacaacacattaaagatctgctgctggatcaaccttccagacccctcaagttctggttcaggttctggttctgctctgcatccggaaccagaaccaaatgaggagaagcagcgttcagcttctatgcaccacaaatctggaacaaacttccagaaaactgtaaaacagctgaaacactgaggtcctttaaatccagactaaaagctgctgttagttttattagaaacataatcaataatcaatttaaCGATGGAACTCgactttatgtcatgtttgattgttgattctgtgctgcatgattttgtgtttttatgatttaaagctctttgaaatgccttgctgctgaaatgggCTGTACGAAtacaatttgattgattgattgattctgtCCCATCAGAACCACCATCAGGATCCAACATGGCTCCGTGTTCCTGATAGCTTCCTGTTTTTCCGGGCCTGGACCAGTAGAACCTTTCTGCTTCTGACCCGCCTCTGAGACTCTCACAGACTGAACCCGGATCAGAACCTGGTCCAGGTGCAGAACTTCTGTTGGCTATGgaagtgtatttttattctcatctccatggtaaccagtcAGCTGCCATCTCCAGAACCTctcctggttctgctgttttaaCCCATTTATGCTCCATCTATCAGTGTTTGGTTCTGATGAAATGGACCGGACTTCTACTCAGAACTCCCAGTTTGCCTTTGTTGGAGCAGGAGAAGCTCAGAAGCGAGGTTCTGCCGAGCCGGGCCGGGCCTCGAAACCTCTGGTTTGGTGTAAATTCTCCAGAAGCGGAACGCGCGGCGATCTTTGACCTTCAGTGACTTTCTGCCATGTTCTGCGGTGACTCTTCTTCTGTGGTCGTGTTCAttgattcattgattgattgTAACTGATTATTATCACTGGATTAACTGCAGTCAGCACAACGCTATGGACAGAACCAGCTGGATCCATATCGTCTATTTAACCCGCTGCGTGATTGGACTGGACCTCTGCAGGcagctggatcagaaccagaatagaaaatgttaagaaacaGCATCCAGTGTAGTTTTATGGAAACCTTTAActgcaggagctgctgctgttctcctttaaatcagtcaaatattttaatttgaaggaGATTATGAAACGCTTTGAGACCAAAAAGAATATTGGAATGAATTTTAGAATTAGCCTATTTAATCTAAAACTCACTAAAATGAGATTAATATGTaaagataaatagttttatatttggctataaaacaaaaactcatcatgagaaaatataaaactagtTATTGAGTTAAAAATCTCTTCATGTTGAGTTCTAAATCTCATAACAAAGCCTAAAACTTCTCGTAATTAAATATCAATCTAGTTATCATGAGATATAAAATTTTTAGTTGACACAATAAACCTGTAATAAGAAGAAATCTCCTTACTGTCAGATTTTGTTCAAATGAGATTAAAACTCTGGATTatcattttaattgaattaattgatCAGCTCTGGCAGTTAAACGTTTCTATGGagaatattattatttgtgaggttttattattttttgacaataaaGGTTGGTTTACATGTGTTAAAGGAAAATATTGAGGGATTAGGAGGGACGAaatgacccggttctgacccacaGAACCCAGACAGACTAATAGTCATGTGGCTTCCAGAATGCTGCCAGACCGAAGCAGTTCGGTATGAATCGGTACATAggtgaacagaaccagaacccggtccatttgttataaaaaagaCTCGAAATGGCCTTCCCCgtcccccctccctcccctgTTGTTTACAGCGCAGATGAAGCGCCGCCCCTCCCCCACCGGCtccgcctcctcttcctcctcctcttcctcctagCTGCTAACCAGCTAGTTGTAGCTGAAGCTGGGAAACATCCCGATCTCCGGCTGGTTAACGGGGAACCCTGCGCACTGCACCCCAGCTGGACGAGACTTCCTCCTGGGAGAACCTCAGTCTCCTCCATGGCTTTGTAGGAGCCGCCATGATGGACAGTTAGCAGCGGGGTTAGCTGCAGTTAGCTCCGGGAGAACCGGAGCCTCTAGCGCCGCTTTTTAGCCCCCAAAGGTCGGATTAACTGCTATGTCATCAACCGCTCTCTGCCGCCAGGTCTGTGGCTTTTATTCACGGTTCTATTCCGCTTAAAATGAAATAGGTCACCGCGGATGGTTATGTGGGTCACAGCCGCGGATGGGTTAACTAGTCCCCCCGAACAGCTGGTTAGCTCCGGAGCTAACCAGCATTTCAAGGGAAAAACAGCCCGGAATgacatttttccagataaatccGCTTCCTGGCGGATGGACACAGACACTGCATGGTTCAGTTGACTTcttatttgttctgtttgtcgGAACCAACTAGTTTAACCGAGTTAACCAGCAGCTTGGATCGAACAAAGGTGACTGAACCCTCTGGTTACTGGGCTGGATCAGGAGCTAAATCCCTCCTGCTGACAGCCGGAGCTGAAGTTGGTGTCTGATTGAATCTGGGTCTCGCTACAGAGATTCTGGATCAGATTCTATAGGTTCTGGACCGGTAGTGGCTCTGTATCAGCATCTAAAGGTTTTGGTTCGGATGTGATGATGTTGTCGGACTGTTAATGGGTCGATTCTGGACTAGTAGTGGTTCTAGATCAAAATCTTAAGGTTCTGAATCAGAATCCAGTGGTTCAGGGCCAGTACTGTTTGGTCCTGGACCGGTACTGGTCGATTCTGGTCGTTATTCCTGTTGATATTGGGTCAGATCGAGGTTGACGGTTTAGAATCTTGGATCGGCTGCTCAGGTCTGGACTCGGACCCTGCGCTGATTCCAGAGTGTTTCTATGATCCAGACCCGCTCAGACGAGCGCAGAGTGATGGATCTGAAACGTTAACACTGATCTCAGTTCATTAAATCACCAAAACTGGAAATATGTAGGATCCTCCAGATCATAAACGATGATAACGttagaaaatgatgaaaataacagtttttcaGAGAGACGATTGCAGGTTTAACAGTCCAGATAGTCGatctagaaaaaacattcagagtttATTTATCTATGAGGAAACCAGAGTTTTGATCCAAAATCGCTTCCATAAAATGTACCATTTTTCCTTCTATTAATGCGATAAAGTGACAGTTATGGTCACGTGGTCTCTGGAGGAATTAATCTGCCCGGCAACAGGCAGGCCGCTTATTGCTgttcgtccatccatccatccatccattttccgttcacccttgtccctaatggggtcgggagggttgctggtgcccatctccagctacattccgggcgagaggcggggtacaccctggacaggtcgccagtctgtcgcagggcaacacagagacaaacaaccattcacacacacactcacacctagggagaatttagagaaaccaattgacctgacagtcatgtttttggactgtgggaggaagccggagtacccggagagaacccacgcatgcacagggagaacatgcaaactccatgcagaaagaccccggccgggaatcgaacccaggaccttcttgctgcaaggcaacagtgctaccaactgcgccactgtgcagccctattgCTGTTCGTAACGGCCGATAACCAATATTATGGAAATTACCATGGAAATCCAGGTCCAAACGGACCTGATGCTGCTCTTCTTTGAGCTCTACAGAACCAGACAGCGGTTCTGATGAATGACCGGTACGGTTCTGGACCCGTAAAAAcgtattgtttatttaaaattttgtgagttttattttgaaaatttttatttaaataaagcttGACTCcttggaggttctggttctgtgacCCGGTACCGACAGATTAAAGTGACAACTTTGGTTCTGAACTGTTTCTGGTAGAAAAGGTTCTGGTACCGGCTGCAGGTCTTGGTTCTGATGCGGTCCAAATCTGACTCCCAATTTTTGTCTCTTCCAGAACCCGGTCGGAAAATGTTGAGTGCGCTGCGCCGGTTCTGAGCCTGAGCgggaccagcagcagcagcagcccggTACCGATACCGCTCTCACTGCCTGGACTGATAGCGGGTCAGGTAGGGATGGCGTTCCACGGCGCCGGCCACCAGACCGTCTGCGGCGACCTGTTCCCGGGTTCGGACCTGGGTCACAAGTTCTTCTGCGTGGGCTCGTCCTGCGGCGGGCCGTCGGCCGGCCTCGGCGCTGCGCCGGGCCTGACTGGGCCCAGCGCCCCGGCCGGAACCCCGCGCCACCCGACGGCGCTGGGTGGAGGCGCCGGCGGCGGGGCGGCGGTACCGCAGCCCTACAGCAACCCAGCCAGTGAGGTACCGAGCCCGGCCGAGATGGAACCGGACCGGCCCATCGGATACGGAGCCTTCGGGGTCGTCTGGTAAGAATCgggtctggttctgatccgggcAGAACCGTGTCTGACAGTTGTAGCGTAACAGGAAGCTGCCCCCAAAcccctgacctttgaccccaggTCGGTGACGGACCCCCGTGACGGCCGGAAGGTGGCGCTGAAGAAGATGCCGAACGTCTTCCAGAACCTGGTGTCCTGTAAGCGGGTCTTCAGGGAGCTGCGGATGCTCTGCTTCTTCAAACACGACAACGTAGGCGCCGCCGCTTCTGAGCGCGCTCAGACCGCCGCTCCCTGAGGTTCTGACtcaggttctgttctggttctgcaggttctgtcGGCTCTGGACATCCTGCAGCCTCCGCAGATCGACTGCTTCGAGGAGATGTATCCTTTCGGCGGTTCTGACCCGCTTTAGTTCCGTCTGATCGGGTTCGGTTAGCGTCCTTAACGGCCCGGCAGCTACGTCATCACAGAGCTGATGCAGAGCGACCTTCACAAGGTCATCGTGTCGCCGCAGCCGCTGACCACCGACCACATCAAGGTCTTCCTCTACCAGATCCTCCGAGGTCAGTCCAGAACCGGGCCGGTTCCACCAACACCTACGGAACCTGTCCGGAATCTGATTGGTTCAAGGAACACATCCGGAATGCTTCAGTACATTGGACCAGTTCTGGGCTGGTTCTGGATGTGTTCCTGGACTCAGGTTCAGTTGTTATTTCTTCCGTTGGTCTGCTTCACCCGGGTCGACCCGAGTCGCTGCGGGTCGACCCGGGTCGACTCCGAGGCGATCCGGCTAAcggctcttcctcctctccaggTCTGAAGTATCTCCACTCTGCTGGGATCCTCCACCGAGACATCAAGCCTGGGAACCTGCTGGTCAACAGCAACTGCCTGCTGAAGGTCAGCCGCTCACCTGGAGGGGCAGGGCTTAAATACAGAGCAGGCGGGCTTTATCTAGGACACTAAGCCCTCGTCTCTGCTCAGATCTGTGACTTTGGCCTGGCCCGTGTGGAAGAGCCCGACCCGTCGCGTCACATGACCCAGGAGGTGGTGACCCAGTACTACCGGGCCCCGGAGGTTCTGATGGGCTGCCGGCACTACGGATCAGCCATCGACGTCTGGTCCGTCGGCTGCATCTTCGCCGAGCTGCTGGGCCGCCGCATCCTGTTCCAGGCGCAGAGCCCCATCCAGCAGGTGAGACGGATCGGCAGAGCTGGTACCGGAACCGCTACCGGTACTGGAGGGACTAGAGGTAATGACAGCagaggttctggaggttctgggtCCAGTGGTTCCAGATTGGTGCTGATTGGAGGTTCATGATATTTTCACAGCCTGAAACCAtttgttgttctgctgctgGTCGGTTGTTTTGAATGAATctggatccagaaccagaaccggttctaCTGATTGTTCTTCTCTGCAGTTGGACCTGATCACGGACCTGCTGGGAACGCCGCCGCTGTCCGCCCTGGCGTCGGCCTGCGAAGGGGCCCGGGCCCACATCCTGAGGGGACCCCACAAGCCGGTAGGAGGTTCTGCCCGGCCTGCCGGTGCTACCAGAACCGGGGGGTTCTGGTGCTGGCCGTGTTGGGGCACGTGATGCTTCCTCACAGTCAGCTGAGCAGCAGCCTATCAGACGCCTTCGGGTTCCGGTCGGTTCTGGTCAGTaacgggttctggttctggttctgcagccGTCGCTGTCGGTGCTCTACATGCTGTCGGACGGCGCTACCCACGAGGCCGTTCACCTGCTGTGCCGCATGTTGGTGTTTGACCCGGTGAGTGGTTCTGATTCCGGTTGTGGTTCCGGGTCTGGTTCCGGGTCTCAGCCGGGTTCTGTGCGCAGGCCAAGCGGATCTCCGGCGGCGACGCGCTGTCCCACCCGTACCTGGACGAGGGCCGGCTGCGCTACCACACCTGCATGTGCCGCTGCTGCTACTCGGTGGCCGGCGGCCGCGTCTACACCCGCGACTTCGAGCCGGCGGCCGAGCGCCCCTTCAGCCACAGCTATGAGAACAGCCTGCTGTCCGTGTGGCAGGGCAAAGGTGGGTCGGAACCGGGCCCGGTCCGGGAACCTCCCTAACCGGGCCTGACGCTGCCATCTGTCCTTCCAGAACTGATCCATCGCTTCATCACGGAGCACCAGCAGGGCAAGCGGGTCCCGCTCTGCATCAACCCCCAGAGCGCCGCCTTCAAGACCTTCATCAGGTGAGGGGGCGgggtctccatggcaaccaccgCCTGGGGTCATCAGGGTGGGGGGAGTTCTGGATCTGGaccctttgcacgtgacgtcacgctctTCAGGACTCCGCCATGACGGCCGTCAAAGCCACCAATCCGCTGCTGGTTGCCTCATGTTGCTTCAAGTTAggtcagtggttcccaaagtgtggggcgcgccccctagggggggcgcagtgccattgcacGGAGGGCACAGGAAGCAGTAtggctgaatgaaaaaaaaaaaacaaaccagttacacaaaatgtttcactgtaaagatggtttgtttaggtttatgtctggttgaacaatGTTAACCATGAGTTAGGTGATGTCACTTAAAAAGTGGCCGCAGGGCGCCGCGCGGTCGGCTGCACagacggaccagaaccagacggAACGTCTTACTGAATAACTGTTAGTGACGGACAGCAGCTCATCGGGACTGGCAGCTTTATACAACGTACGAAAATTAATATTCATAAACTTTATATCCAACATGGAGAAGGTAGGCGACtcagtaaccatggagacagtgcTCCAccatcatgtagcctagcaGGTTAGCATCTTCTGTGCGTTTTTATTGCTGCTCCGGTGTAAAAGGAAACGCCGACCGAGACACAAACCAGGTgttgtgaattcaggcaaagttgGATCAACTCAAGGTTCTGGTCGGGTTCGGAGGGAGCTGCTGTACATCCTGATGTCTGTGAGCAAAACCAGGTGAGTCCAGGAGAAACAGGCAGAAACATCAGGCTCCTCCGGCGACTCGGAGACGTCGTGCAAAGGGTCAGTAACTGACCCGGGTCCAGATCCGGGTCATGTGATGTCATCGctctacttcctgttgggtCATGTGATGTCATCGGTCCTCAGGTCCACGGCGTGGCATTCCTCCAAGGTCTCCAGGAAGGAGGAGAGATGAAGGCTCCGGatctccatcatcatcatcatcagccgGCGGGCGAGttagctctctctctctttctttctctgtctgtttctctctctctccccgaCCCAAACGGACCGACCTCATGTTGatgtgttctggttctgccggATCCATCTGGACACGCCCCTGGAGCCAAGCTGCTGCAGGAGCACTGggacgggtcagaaccgggtcagaacccgCCCGCCTCCTCTAACGCTCCTCATCTCTCACTGTGTTGTCATTCTGCggcgttgccatggcaacagtaGAGCAACCTCACCAGATGTAGCAGGTCTAACTACGCCGGTTCTGGTTCGGTTGTGACCCGGATCATCAAGAAAAAGACCGACTGGATTCCCTCAGAGACCAGAACCTTTCATCTAACCCAAGTTAACCTCGGACCGGTACCGACTGGACCCCACTGGTACCGACTGGACCCAGTTACCTCAGAGTTCTGCAGATCTTTGGACCGGGGCCAGAACTCTTGATAGTTTTGTAACGTCCCTCCAGTTTTACCTCCTCCTCCatttctgacccggttctgggagcaggattcatcagagaaaatgctGGTggcttggttctggttctgatccgaacCGCAGCACCCCGGTGCCCATCTGGACCGGGTCTCAAAACCCGACCCGCTGTCGGTTCCTCCAGTGACCCAACAGAACCTCCCGTCCACAACTTGACCGTTCGGaccttctggttctggttcggttCCGAttctatttcaaaataaaatcacgaCCCAAAAGAACCAAAATGGAAGAAATCATGAGGAAACTTCAGGTTCTCCAAACGGTACCAGAGATCCGGGCCGGACCTGATTTAATTTGGACTGGCTCTGGTTCTGACAGGTGATCAGAACCGGGCCGCTGAAATAACAGAACTTGAACCGGAAAACTGGGTTGCTGTTTGGACCGGGACCGGTTCTGGTTTCCAGTAGAATGACTTTGCAGACGGTCCAGGTCAGAACCGCCAAACCGGGTCGCGTTCAGAGTGTCGGAACCTGCTGCTGACCCAGTTCCGTCTGACCCGAGGGCCCGGCTGCAGCGGCGCCAGAACCTCCTgtaaatgtgcatgtgtgtttattCCCtgtgaggtccaacagaaccggcCCAACGGTACCGGTACCGCTTCATTCAGCCTTTCCCAGCAGGAGTTTtcctttggttctggttccggttcttcTCTGCAGTCTCCAGATTCTGGAGGAAAAATCTGTGACCTGGGATTACGGACCGGACCGGTTCTGGTGGACCCAGTTGGGCCCATTTGGACCCACAACAGAGCCGGAGGTTCTGGTTGTAATCCGGTTCCTCTGGTCAGAACCCTTAGAACCCGTTTTCCGTTCTAGAACTTTTAGAACTCGATGTTTATTATTCTGAA
The DNA window shown above is from Xiphophorus couchianus chromosome 16, X_couchianus-1.0, whole genome shotgun sequence and carries:
- the nlk1 gene encoding nemo-like kinase, type 1 produces the protein MAFHGAGHQTVCGDLFPGSDLGHKFFCVGSSCGGPSAGLGAAPGLTGPSAPAGTPRHPTALGGGAGGGAAVPQPYSNPASEVPSPAEMEPDRPIGYGAFGVVWSVTDPRDGRKVALKKMPNVFQNLVSCKRVFRELRMLCFFKHDNVLSALDILQPPQIDCFEEIYVITELMQSDLHKVIVSPQPLTTDHIKVFLYQILRGLKYLHSAGILHRDIKPGNLLVNSNCLLKICDFGLARVEEPDPSRHMTQEVVTQYYRAPEVLMGCRHYGSAIDVWSVGCIFAELLGRRILFQAQSPIQQLDLITDLLGTPPLSALASACEGARAHILRGPHKPPSLSVLYMLSDGATHEAVHLLCRMLVFDPAKRISGGDALSHPYLDEGRLRYHTCMCRCCYSVAGGRVYTRDFEPAAERPFSHSYENSLLSVWQGKELIHRFITEHQQGKRVPLCINPQSAAFKTFIRSTAWHSSKVSRKEER